The following DNA comes from Hordeum vulgare subsp. vulgare chromosome 3H, MorexV3_pseudomolecules_assembly, whole genome shotgun sequence.
ATTTGCAGTGTTTGGAGTATATTATGCGAGGTGATTTTTGTAGTCTgggatgggaatttctgtcagacGGCCGCAGTTTGTTTTCAGTTGAAATGGTTGCAGAAATCCTGCGGTATGGTCGATGTGATATGTATACGTGCAAGTTCGTTGGTCCCAGATAGAGCAAAGTCTAGCTGATGTATACATTTAATCCGTGAGATGATTTCTGGTTCCAGGTTGTTTCAGATTTTATTTCTCACATTGAAACGCTTTGCTTCATTGGGAACAACTTTGATGTTTTGAAATGATGACATAAAGTCCTAAACCACTTTGACGAAATAAAAAACGAAGTGACGCTCCTTGTGAACATAGATGCTGGTTCAAATGCTGCTGTTCTAGAATTTATGCTTCTGTTGTTTGTGAACttctattgcattatgggctggctTCATTGGTTAGGAGATGACATCGGTGCTCTAAAGTTAAATATGCTCCTGTGTTGATCCTGTAATATTTTTCCTGATAAAATTCATTTATGTGCTTTCTATAGTAGGGGTGAAACAAGACAAAGAGAGAGTAATGTGGCGTCGCTGCATTTGCTGTCAAGCCGCTGAGTTTGATGAGAATGAAAATGGGCGTGCCAAGTCCAAGGCCAAGGCCCCAACAAATAACGTAGATGGTACACTCATTTTACCTTGATTGTATCATTTGCTTGCTAGTTTACAGTTATCATGCCACTTAAACTTAAAACTCTCTTAtggtgaagtggtgatttatcttaCATTCAGCATTCCACATAGAATTTGATgttatttcctctgtttttttgaAAGGAATGAAAAAGGGTTTGAAAGATTCAGCTACTGTGAAAGCAGAGCCACAAGATTCAGCTCCCTCTATCAATATTCCTGTTCTATCTTTGGATGAATTAATTGAAAAGACTGATGATTTTGGGGCAAAGGCTTTAATAGGCGAAGGATCTTATGGGAGAGTGTACTACGCTGTGcttgataatgggacaaaaatggcAGTGAAGAAACTTGATTCTACTGAAAATGAGCCCATATCAGAATTCTCGACTCAGGTTGGCTTACTATTGAAGATTGGAATTATTCTTCTGGTTATACGACTGACACTTCTTAATGCATGGAGTGTTCTCTTATTTTAAATATGTATATTTTTCTTAAAATGCATGAGAGTCCATCAGCAATGATCGATACTTTCTGATGCTAGGTTTCCTTGGTTTCAAGATTGAAACATGAAAACTTCGTAGACATATTGGGATACTGTATGGAGCGTAACCTTCGCATAGTAGCCTATGAGTTTGCCACCATGGGGTCTCTGCATGATGTTCTACATGGTATGATTATGCATATCCATAACACTCCACAGTTTGATACAAAATTTTCTATTCTCGTTGGGAACTTGGGGATTGGGGTGGTACAGCTATTGTGGATTATCTCTAAGCAAGTATGTCTTAACTTGTGCTAACAGGAAGAAAAGGAGTACAAGGTGCACAACCTGGTCCACCACTTAATTGGATGCAGCGAATGAAAATTGCTGTTGATGCTGCCAAAGGACTTGAATACCTGCACGAGAAGGTCCAGCCTTCTATTGTACATAGAGATGTTAGATCCAGCAACATCCTCTTATTTGAGGACTTCAAGGCCAAGATTGCAGATTTCAATCTTTCAAATCAGGCTCCAGATATGGCTGCTCGGTTGCATTCTACTCGTGTGTTGGGAACCTTCGGTTATCATGCCCCAGAGTAAGAATCCTGTACTTTCAAACTACGAAATCCATGATAAATTAATACTTTGATAACTATTTTATTGCTAAaatatactctctccgttcctaaataaaagcccttttagagattccaatatggactacatacggagcaaaataaattattctacactctaaaatatgtctatatacatccgtatgtagtccgtattgGAATCTataaaaaggcttatatttagaaacggagggagtagttctattTGGACTGCAAACTTGTCTAGTTAATTCCTTAAAAGATCGTTTGCATTGCGTGTTCTAAGCAGATGTTAAAAAATGTCAACAGATAAGCACATCTATCAGCAACATTAGAATTTAATCATTTCCTGGCATATATTTATACATTTTGACACTTTGCATTCATAGTAATATGCAAAACTTGTGTCATTAGAATCCATCAGCCAGTTGTTACTTCTCTTTATTCGGATCTTGTTTGACCAGATAAAACCTGTTTATACTCAACTaccaatcagaaaaagaatcaagTTGACCAGGTGGAGGCACCAGTTTCCTGTACTTGGGCAGAATCAGCTACAAATATTTATGTATTTTATCTGTTACTCCTTCCGTTCCATAATTCTTGTCATGTTTTTTGCTCTAAAACCACGACAAgaattatggaacggagggagtactaaccaGTTCTATAACTGGCCAGAAACTTGTAAACTCCACCTAGCAGCAACCACTAATACTGGGGGCACTTGTTACAGAAAATCCTTCTTGAAGTGATACAGTTGTCTACATAATCCTGATATTGCACAATACTGTTTTTGTATAACAAATGTTTTGTAATGATTAACTTTCTGCAGGTACGCAATGACTGGTCAGCTGACCCAGAAAAGTGATGTGTATAGTTTTGGGGTTGTTCTCTTGGAACTTCTGACAGGAAGAAAGCCTGTGGACCATACAGCGCCCCGAGGGCAGCAGAGCCTGGTTACATGGGTAATGCTCACATCATAGTTACTTATTTCTCATAATAACAAGGCACATCCCCATCCTTCACTGCAGACTGTGTTAACCAGTTCTCTGAGCATATAGCTTCTGTTGTGCAGGCTACACCAAGATTAACCGAAGACAAGGTGACGGCTTGCATAGATCCCCGGTTGGAGGGTGAATATCCGCCAAAGGGAGTTGCAAAGGTCTCCCTACTCCTGTCTCTTGCCCCCTCTTTTGTTTACCCACTAGCTTGACAACTACTACTCCCATCCCATAATATAATATCCTTTTTGACACTAGTGTAAtgtcaaaaacgctcttatattatgggacggagggagtaataacttATTCTTCCATCTGTTTTCACACTTTTCACCTTTCGCACCTTAATACAGCTTGGGGCGGTAGCAGCTCTGTGTGTGCAATATGAAGCCGAGTTCCGTCCAAGCATGAGCATTGTGGTGAAGGCTTTATCTCCCCTGACCTTGAGCAGGCAAACTCCACCTGCGCCACCACCAGCGCTGGACAGTTGATCCACAGAATTGACCAAAGAAATAAGTAAGTTCATACAGTTGTCATAGAGCTCTGTTCATCGCATATGTAAGAAGCTAAGAGTTATGTTTTTGTCAGGATATACCTCTTAACTGAAGATGGTCTGCATGAACATAGTCCGTCCGCTTGCCTCATGCTGCTATCTCTTTTACTGAAAGCTGATGATATGCAAGCCAAGATATGAAGAAATTGGAGCCTTTACCTGTCAGATCACTTTAACTAACTGAATTAAGACGTGTGGCTTTGGTGGAACACAGAGACGTCCTTTTCCATATCCGTAGAACTTTTGGAATTATCAGTAGCGAAAAATATCTGCATTTTTCACATTCATCGAGAGTGGATTGTAGAACTTCCTAGTCTCTCTACTTTTGGCCTTTCTTGCTATCCTCTATTACCGTCCTTGGGCTTATATAGTTTCTTGATTCGTTGTAGATCATTCACTAAGATCGTGTAATCTGCATACGTGGCAACAACTACGGTATTTTCAACTGGTTTATATACGGTGCTGCCCGCTCGCTAGGGCATCATGGCGGATCGCAGTTTACCTAGTTGGCATCCTCCGCTGACGCGTAACCCTACCTTGTTAGGGCATCTCCATTGCTGACCCTTGACGCGTAACCCTACCTTGTTAGGGCATCTCCATCGCTGACCCTTAAACCGTTCGCGACCTTAAACTGTTCGCGACCGCGTGGTCCGGATGTGTTTTGTCATGCAACGTGGTCATGTATTGCTCCACTCCAAGTGGGGCATGCCCGCTTTTGCTCTGCATCCTTTTCCGTCGAAGTGAGCTGACCGCATACATGTTGTTTTCGCTTTGCATTATTGTCGGTCCAGAGTGAACGTGGCCGTCCCTTTGTTTGCCGGCCGAAAAAACAACTCAGATGCCCGCGCATTGACGCACCCGGAGGCTTGGTTGGCATCCACTATAGCCCGCATCCTTTCCCGCCAGAAGGAGGGCATGCCTGCTTCTGCTCTAGCCCATCCACAAATCCCTCCCTTGTCCCCATCCTTTCCAGCCCGAAGCCAGCTGGCCGCATTCATGTCGTTCCCGCTCTACATTTATGTCGGCCCAGAGCGGATGTGGCCTCTGGTCAGTCCGCGTCGCGTTTTTGGTGTTCGTGCATGTTCAATGCCAGAGCGCGCACGCCGGGGAGGGGGGGGCATGACTGCTTTTGCTCTCGCCCACCCAAAAATCACTCCCTCGTCCGCATCCTTTCCCGTCTAAGCGAGCTGACCGCATGCATGCCGTTTCCACTCTGCATTGATGTCGGCCCACAGCAGATGTGGCCTCTATCCAAccctccataattcatcggatctcgacaaacacaccgcaaaagagtattacattgtagagatctccatgaagatcatggtattgaagaagaaagagagagaagaagctatctagctactagctatggacccgtaggtgtgtggtgaactactcacgcatcatcgaaggggcaatggagttgatgtgaaTGCCCTCTGTGATCGATTTCCTCTTcggtagattaccggaaaagtttcctagattggatctcacaggaacagaggttcccggcggcggaaaagtattttttggctCCTTccggtattgggggaatatttgggaatttataggccaaggattagggttaggagagctgtagggggcccacaaaccaGGGGGCGGCCCCCTATAgggcgtgccgtgcaggcttgtcgcctcccggcaggtctcctgcccgcttctccaagtctggcaggtgtcttttggtccaagaaaaatcatttcagagattttattccgtttggactatgtttaatattccttatctgcaatactcaaaaacatgaaaaaacagaaactggcactaggctttagattaataggttagacccaattttttttataaaacatccaaaagtgataatatagtagcatgaagcaataaaaaattatagatacgttggagacatatcagccaaCCATTTCAACCATAATAGCTCTTTGTTCGCCTCTGTTACTGCAATGCATTCAGCTTCAGTTATATGCAGTGCCACACACTTTTGCACACTGCTTTTCCATGATGCTGCTCCCCCTGCATAGGTAACCAAGTAACCTGAAGTAGACTTCCTTCTGTCAACATCTCCAATCATGCCAGAATTTGAAAAAGCAATCAGCTTGGCCTCACCACCACCAAAGCGAAGCTTTAGATTTGTGATGCCCCGGAGATATCTCAAAATCCACTTCACGGATTCCCAATAAGCTCTTCCTGGATTAGACATAAATATTCTCACAGTAGTAACCCCATGAGCAATATCAGGCCTTGTACACACCATAGCATACATCAAACTCCCAACCGCTGAAGCATAAAGAAGAAGATgcatttccttcttcttctcaccaGTGGTAGGACATTGATTTGTTCTCAACTTGAAATGGGCTCCTAGTGGCCAACTCACAACTTTAGCATTATCCATCTCGAACTTCTGAAGTACCTTctcaatatacttctcttgagacAAGTACAACTTGTTGGAATTTCCGTCTCGCTCAACTTTCATTCCGAGAATATTCTTTGTTGGACGTAAGTATTTCATGGCAAAAGATTTGTTCAACTCTTTCTTCAACTTAGCAATCGTAGAGAAATTCTTGCTAACAATCaggatatcatcaacatagagcAATAATATGACAAAATCATCACCTGAGAACCTCTGAATAAAAACACAATGGTCTGAGCTACACTTCTTGTAGCCTTGCTCCCCCATGACAGTTTCAAATTTCGTGTACCACTGTCTTGGGGCTTGTTTTAGGCCATAGAGACTTTCCTTTAGCTTGCACACATAGTCTTCTTTGCCTTTCACAATAAACCCCTCAAGTTGCTCCATGTATATTTCTTCCTCCAACTCACCATGAAGGAATGCAGTATTCACATTCATTTGCTCAACCTCCAAGTCGAGACGAGCTCACATGCCAAGGATAACTCTAATGGATGTCATCTTCACAACCGGAGAAAAATATATCATAATAGTCAATGCCTTTTCTTTGGCTGAATCCTTTTACAACTAGCATGACCTTGTACTTTGGATGTGATGTGTGCTCTTCTTGCTTGATTCTGTAGACCCACTCGTTCTTCAGGATTTTCTTGTTTTGGGGCAACTTCACCAACTCATAAGTATGATTTTTATGCAAGGAATCCATCTCTTCTTGCATAGAATTTTTCCACTCCTCCTTGTGTTCATCTTCCATTGCGTGCGTAAAACATTCATGTTCTAAACCGTCAGATAATAACACCACATATTGATCTAAGTGATACCTGCTGGAAGGAATTCAACCCTTGTTGGATCTTCTGAGTGGAGTGGCCGGTGGACTTTCTGGTGCTGGTGCTTCCTGCTCATCCGGATCATCAACTTCAACATCATACTCTTGCTACTATCGGTGAGCATCTTCTTCACCCGCACCACCATTTACATCATCTTGTACATCTCCTgcatcttcttcaacttgcacaggaGCTGGTGCTGCAGGAACTGGGTCAGAATCAATCATGTCTTGCCACTGCTGAGGAGGAACCTTCCCCTTCGTCTTCACAATATCCTCAATTGTTTGGTCTTCTACAAACACAACACCACAACTTCTCACAACTTTCCTTGCAATAGGGTCAAACAACTTGTAGCCAAACTCACCACCTCCATAGCCAAGAAATATGCATTGTCGTGTCTTCGAATCAAGCTTTGACCTTTCATCTTGAGGAATATGAACAAAGGCCTTGCATCCAAAAACTTTCAAGTGGTCATATGATACGTCCTTGTCACAATAAACTTTGTTAGCTACATCTCCGTGCAAAGGATAACTTGGTGAGAGATTAATAAGATAAACTGCAGTCACCAAAGCCTCACCCCAAAAGTGTTTGCACTTGATAGAAAACATCTAACTCTCTCCACAATTGTCTTGTTCATCCTCTTAGCAAGACCATTCAGTTGTGGTGTCTATAAGGGAGTAAACTGATGCCTAATACCTTGTTGCTTGCAATATGCATCAAATAGCCCAATATACTATCCTTCATTATCAGTGTGAATGCACTTGATCTTCTTCTCATTTTGTCTCTCAATTAAGGCTTGGAGTTGCTTGAATACACCTAGTACTTGATCGTTGGTCCTCAAAGTGAAGGCTCAGACTTTCCTGGAAAAGTCATCAATAAAAGTCACAAAGTACTTAGCACCACCAAGAGATCTGACCGACATTTTGCAAACATCGGAATGTATCAAGTCCAGCTTCTCAGGCTTCTTGTGAGGAGGTAGAGTCTTGAAGGCAACTCTGTGTTGCTTCCCTGCTAACCAATCTAAACATTTTTTGATGTGAACTCCTTGCACACCCTTCAAGAATTTTTTCTTCACTAGCACTGTCACCCCATCTCACTCACGTGCCCCAGTCTCGTGTGTCATAGAGCACAATGATCATCCTTCTCTAGTGCATTGACACAAGCACTAAAGAGCTTAGTATGAACATGATACAAAACGGAGACCATTTTACCTCTTACAACAATCATGTTCCCTTTGGTGAGCTTGTACTACCCTTTTCCAAAACTAGTCAAGTAATCATCTCCATCAAGCAAACCAACTGAGATAATATTGAGACAAAGTGCCTCAACATGCCTCCCAGACTTGAGGACTAACCTTGTACCATTTGCGGTCTCCAAATGCACAACTCCTTTTGCAATGATGGCTGCCCTATGATTGTTCCCCATCTTCATAACACCAAAATGACGAGATATATAGTTAGTGAAGAGCTATCTGCGAGATATAGCATGAATGGTAGCACCGCTGTCCGGTATCCAAATTATCTCGTCGCCATCCACAAGGTTGATGGTTTCATCACAAACAACCGTGATCATGTCTTCAATAGTGGAACCAAATCTGCATTCATTTTCTTTATGCATAACAAGCATGATGTACTCTTCCATTGTAGTAACTCGGTTTCCCTCTGCGTCACTATTAGTGCgagctttcttcttctttttcttgttgtctTTCTTCCACTTGTCACATTGCCACTTAATGTGGCCCTTCTGATGGTAGTGATGACAATCATAATCAGCACACTTGCCTCTTGATTTGCTCCTACCTCTTTCCGCCCCTTTACCTGAACCTTTGCTCTTGCTTGTCCCCTTGGATAGAGTGGCCAACAACGCTAAATGTGAGGAAGAACCAGCTTCAGCCACCTTTATCGATTCTTCATTTATTACCATGGTTTTCATAAGATTCCAAGTGACAACTCCATTAGGTGCTGAATTGCAAACCATGACCTTAAAGGTCTCCTAGCTGTCCGGTAATGAGCCTAGTAGCAGCAAGGCTCTTGCTTCATCTTCAAATGTAATTCCCATTGAAGAAAGTTGATTTACAACGCCTTGGAATGTATTCACATGATCTGCAATTAGAATGCCCTCTTTGTACCTCAAACACATCAATTGTTTGATCAAGAACATCTTGTTTGTACCTTCTTTTCGGGAAAACAACTCTTTCAATTTCTGTCATAAGGTGCGTGCATGTGTCTCATCAATGATATGGTTTAAAACATTGTCATCGACCCATTGTCAAATAAACCCACAAACTTGGCGATGAAGTACCTTCCACTAACCTTCCTCAATGCCCTCCGACGTCTTAGTGGATAACACTAGCTTCGAGTATTCTTTCACATATAACAGGTCCTCCATCTTGCCCTTCCATGCTTGGTAATTTCTACCGTTCAAAGATATCTTCCTGCTGGTATTCACTTCCATGTTTCACCACAAGAAACTCAGCAATTTGCACAAGCAAATCAAGGCTCTAATACCACTTTGTTGGGGCTAGACAACAACAATAAACTGCACAAATTCACCATGGAAAATATGCACACTACACATCCCCCTTCTGTTGTGATGAACTCTGAGGACAGCTTCAACCAACAAGTAAGCAGCGGAATAACACAAACAACATGCACATGTGACACATGATTTAACGCGGAGAACCCTTTTTAAGTTGAGGAGTAAAAAAACACAATGTGGACCGACCGGTCCATACAAATTCACTATAACAATGATGAGTACAAAGTCTTCTTTAAAACATCTAGATAAATTTAGAACACACTCTCCATATTGCCAACcggcaacaaccaccacaaccacaAGAGGCAAGATTTCAGCAAAGCCGAGTGCACACATTTCTGTCCCTTTCAGTATTTTGCAAACTGCTCTTTACCCTTGAACCAAACAACACCAAATTTGAGACACAAGTAGACACACGAGTTCCTGAGATGCCCTCAAAATTTCAACTCAATCGGACACCGTTTGCCTACCCAAAATGGTCGTCTCCCAAAACTACTCTATTCTGAAACTATGGCAGTTAATGCTGACTAAACCACTCTCAAATCGGATGCTTCATTGACCCAATCCTCAAACCAGCTAACAAGATCGAAGTACTCAAAGCAAGAAACGAGCTCACCAAGTTTAGGGTCGATCCAAGCATGTTTGAACCTCAAATCACCAGCTTAGACAATGTCTAGTCAG
Coding sequences within:
- the LOC123445047 gene encoding PTI1-like tyrosine-protein kinase 1, producing the protein MWRRCICCQAAEFDENENGRAKSKAKAPTNNVDGMKKGLKDSATVKAEPQDSAPSINIPVLSLDELIEKTDDFGAKALIGEGSYGRVYYAVLDNGTKMAVKKLDSTENEPISEFSTQVSLVSRLKHENFVDILGYCMERNLRIVAYEFATMGSLHDVLHGRKGVQGAQPGPPLNWMQRMKIAVDAAKGLEYLHEKVQPSIVHRDVRSSNILLFEDFKAKIADFNLSNQAPDMAARLHSTRVLGTFGYHAPEYAMTGQLTQKSDVYSFGVVLLELLTGRKPVDHTAPRGQQSLVTWATPRLTEDKVTACIDPRLEGEYPPKGVAKLGAVAALCVQYEAEFRPSMSIVVKALSPLTLSRQTPPAPPPALDS